The Cellulomonas sp. S1-8 genomic sequence CCGTGCGGGCTCCGGCCTCGGGGGTTCCGCCGCCCGGACGATGCACGACCTGGTCGACCCGCACCGCAGGGCGACCAGCCCGTTCGTCGACGAGGTCCCCGCCGTGGACGCGCGCGGCGCGACCTGGGTGCAGCCCCTGGTCGTCGTCGACGTCCTGTACCTGGCGCGGACACCGAGCGGCCGGCTGCGCCACCCGGTCGTGCGGGGCGTCCGCACCGACACCGCCGCCGACCCGTGGGAGCAGCCGTGACGCAGGAGCAGGTGAGGACCCGATGAACCCCGGCAGCCCCGACCGCCAGACCGTCGACGTCGGCGGTCGTCCCGTCCGGCTGACCCACCTCGACAAGGTCGTGTACCCGCAGACCGGCACCACCAAGGCCGAGGTCATGGACTACCTCGTGCGGGTCGAGCCCGCGATCCTGCGGCAGCTGCGCGACCGCCCCGTCACGCGCATCCGGTGGCCGGACGGCGTCGGCGGGGGCAAGTTCTTCGAGAAGAACACCCCGCGCGGTGCCCCGTCGTGGCTGCGCCACCACCGGCTGCCTGCGTCCCCCGGCACCGACGACGAGGGCACGATCCTCGACCTGCCGTTCCTCGACGACCTCGCCGGCCTCATGTGGGCGGCGAACTCCGGCGCTCTCGAGCTGCACACCCCGCAGTGGACGGTCGGACCGCGCGGCGGCGTCCGCGACGCGGACCGCCTGGTCGTCGACCTCGACCCCGGCCCCGGCGCGGGCCTCGACGAGTGCGCCCGCGTCGCCCACCTCGTCGCCGAGCGGCTGCGGGACGACGGCCTCACGCACACCGTGCCCGTCACGTCCGGCTCGAAGGGCCTGCAGCTGTACGCCCCGCTCCCCCGACCCCGCCCCGCGACGGCCGTCCGCGAGGCAGCGCACGCGCTCGCGGTGGCGCTGGCCACCGAGCACCCCGCGCTCGTCGTCGCCCTGCAGCGCAAGGACCTGCGCGGCGGCAAGGTGCTGCTCGACTGGTCGCAGAACCACCCCGCCAAGACGACGATCACGCCGTGGTCGCTGCGGGGCCGCGACCGCCCGACCGTCGCAGCCCCGCGCCACTGGGACGAGATCGGACCGGGCCTGCAGCAGCTGACCGCCGACGAGGCCGCGACGCGCCTCGCGCGCGACGGCGACCCGTTCGAGGACTGACGTCCGGGGAGCGGGACTGCCCGCTCCCTCCGATGGCGTCGGCGTCCCGGGGCTGGCAGCGTGGTCGCCACCCGGGCCGGACGAGCCCGGGCACGTACGCGAAGGAGTGGACATGGCCCGCGATCTGCCCAAGTACACCGTCCCGTCGCTCACGCCCGAGGACGGCGCCACGGTGGCCGCGATCCTGCAGGGGCGTCTCGACGCGCTGAACGACCTGGCACTGACCCTCAAGCACATCCACTGGAACGTGGTCGGCCCGCACTTCATCGCGGTGCACGAGATGCTCGACCCCCAGGTCGACGCCGTCCGCCTCATGGTCGACGCGACCGCCGAGCGCATCGCCACCCTCGGTGCCGCGCCCGTCGGCACGCCCGGTGCCCTCGTCAAGGCCCGCACGTGGGACGACTACTCGATCGGCCGCG encodes the following:
- the ligD gene encoding non-homologous end-joining DNA ligase encodes the protein MNPGSPDRQTVDVGGRPVRLTHLDKVVYPQTGTTKAEVMDYLVRVEPAILRQLRDRPVTRIRWPDGVGGGKFFEKNTPRGAPSWLRHHRLPASPGTDDEGTILDLPFLDDLAGLMWAANSGALELHTPQWTVGPRGGVRDADRLVVDLDPGPGAGLDECARVAHLVAERLRDDGLTHTVPVTSGSKGLQLYAPLPRPRPATAVREAAHALAVALATEHPALVVALQRKDLRGGKVLLDWSQNHPAKTTITPWSLRGRDRPTVAAPRHWDEIGPGLQQLTADEAATRLARDGDPFED
- a CDS encoding Dps family protein, yielding MARDLPKYTVPSLTPEDGATVAAILQGRLDALNDLALTLKHIHWNVVGPHFIAVHEMLDPQVDAVRLMVDATAERIATLGAAPVGTPGALVKARTWDDYSIGRASTAEHLGALDEVYVGVITDHRKAAADTDELDTVTNDLLVGHLRELELFHWFVRAHLESSGGALSTAGASTEKDAAQAAETAARQAS